A section of the Adhaeribacter radiodurans genome encodes:
- a CDS encoding L,D-transpeptidase family protein translates to MGHVRNFTIYLPFYFSLLLFTSCNQKSKSVDNKLPQLSAKDSTLTEIKKTVSGNFSAQTELNLDSTYLSRFFQDYPEFNSYQVNVKKFYQDRDFAYAWFDQQGLIEQASNVANRVINIEQEGIGQVLPYRQEFDSLLAESQQEATVKPNPKTELMLTAGYFAFARTAWGGLNDSISQAMQWFVPRKKIPYTQLLDSLLSQPASLTREPVYHQYELLRSFLRRYQEIDKKQEWEIITAKNNGYRQGDKAVNILLIKQRLQVLGDFSGDTASQVFDADLVAAVKQFQKRHGLLPDGAIGSNTLAELNTPLKERLRHIMVNMERSRWLPVQEEDDYLVVNIPDFKLHVYRNDSLAWSCRVVVGKSVHKTVIFSGEIKYVVFSPYWYVPASIVRREIVPGIRRSATYLKRHNMEQIGHRNGLPVIRQKPGPTNSLGQVKFLFPNSYSIYLHDTPSKSLFKENSRAFSHGCIRVSEPARLAAYLLRDYPEWTNERIQTAMQAGREQTITLEKQVPVYLVYFTTFIDSQGNINFRKDIYDRDERLAEVLFANAAI, encoded by the coding sequence ATGGGCCATGTACGTAATTTTACCATTTATTTACCTTTTTACTTTAGCTTATTATTATTCACTAGTTGTAACCAGAAATCCAAATCAGTTGATAATAAATTACCTCAACTTTCAGCAAAAGACAGCACTTTAACTGAAATCAAAAAAACTGTTTCGGGGAATTTTAGTGCGCAAACGGAGCTAAACCTTGACTCCACTTATCTGTCACGGTTCTTCCAAGATTACCCGGAGTTTAACTCCTACCAAGTGAATGTTAAAAAGTTTTATCAAGACCGTGACTTTGCTTACGCCTGGTTTGATCAACAAGGTCTTATAGAACAGGCCAGCAACGTAGCTAATAGAGTAATTAATATAGAACAGGAAGGTATCGGGCAAGTACTGCCTTACCGACAAGAATTTGATTCTTTACTAGCCGAATCTCAGCAGGAAGCTACTGTTAAACCAAATCCTAAAACTGAACTTATGCTCACAGCCGGCTATTTTGCCTTTGCAAGAACGGCATGGGGAGGTTTAAATGATTCTATATCTCAAGCTATGCAATGGTTTGTGCCCCGAAAGAAAATACCCTACACGCAACTTCTCGATAGCTTATTAAGTCAACCAGCAAGTTTAACTAGAGAACCGGTCTATCATCAATATGAATTATTGCGCTCCTTCTTGCGACGCTACCAGGAAATTGATAAAAAGCAAGAATGGGAAATCATAACAGCAAAGAACAACGGTTATCGGCAAGGAGATAAAGCCGTTAACATCCTCCTGATTAAACAACGTTTACAGGTCTTAGGTGATTTTTCTGGTGATACCGCCAGTCAAGTGTTCGATGCCGATCTAGTAGCAGCGGTGAAGCAATTTCAGAAGCGACACGGGCTCCTCCCGGATGGGGCCATCGGGAGCAATACCTTGGCGGAATTAAATACCCCTTTAAAAGAGCGCCTCCGACATATAATGGTAAACATGGAGCGTAGCCGGTGGTTACCGGTTCAGGAAGAAGATGATTACCTAGTTGTAAATATTCCGGATTTTAAATTGCATGTCTACCGAAACGACAGCTTAGCCTGGAGTTGCCGGGTGGTGGTGGGCAAGTCCGTTCATAAAACCGTAATTTTCAGTGGCGAAATCAAGTACGTGGTCTTTAGTCCTTACTGGTACGTTCCGGCTAGTATTGTACGGAGGGAGATAGTACCTGGAATACGTCGAAGCGCTACTTATTTAAAGCGTCATAATATGGAGCAAATAGGACATCGGAATGGTTTACCTGTTATCCGACAAAAGCCTGGGCCAACTAACTCCTTGGGACAGGTAAAGTTTTTGTTCCCGAACAGCTATAGCATTTACCTGCACGATACGCCTTCTAAGTCTTTGTTTAAAGAAAATTCCCGAGCTTTTAGCCATGGCTGTATTCGGGTAAGCGAACCAGCCAGGCTTGCTGCTTATTTATTGAGAGATTACCCGGAATGGACTAATGAAAGGATTCAAACAGCCATGCAAGCAGGTAGGGAGCAAACGATAACTTTAGAAAAACAGGTACCCGTGTACCTGGTGTATTTTACCACTTTCATTGATAGCCAAGGAAATATCAATTTCAGGAAAGATATTTACGACCGGGATGAACGTTTGGCAGAGGTGCTATTTGCTAACGCAGCTATTTGA